A single region of the Actinoplanes sp. SE50/110 genome encodes:
- a CDS encoding aminotransferase class I/II-fold pyridoxal phosphate-dependent enzyme, translating into MAEQYQVSGGTAAEISASIETGVVRGDWQFGAALPPVRVLATALHVSPATVAKAYQELRQRGVVETEGRRGTRVRSRPPVALSRSALRPPVPAGLLNLSSGEPDLSLLPPLGPALRVIADQVGPPQGYTSAATMPELIEAARPRLLAEGVPVAEAAIAVTAGALDSIERLLTAHLRPGDAVAVEDPGWANLMDLIAALGMRPLPVAVDPDGPEPGSLDAALRAGARAVVITVRAQNPTGAAVSAIRAAELRDLLSDHPDTLLIEDDHAAELAEAPPHCVGPVTRWWAFVRSASKPFGPDLRIAVLAGDETSIARVAGRMRIGMGWVSTVAQRLLLQLWRDPEVTELVAAAARSYGSRRRRLRHLLQARGVRSSGDTGINVWVPVPDETHAIAGLRDAGYAVAPGALFRIASPPGIRITVSPLAESDIEALADAVSTVVHPAATGLPMR; encoded by the coding sequence GTGGCAGAACAGTATCAGGTCAGTGGTGGGACCGCCGCCGAGATTTCGGCCAGCATCGAGACCGGCGTCGTGCGCGGCGACTGGCAGTTCGGCGCCGCCCTCCCGCCGGTGCGGGTGCTCGCCACCGCGCTGCACGTGAGTCCCGCCACGGTCGCCAAGGCCTATCAGGAGCTGCGGCAACGCGGCGTCGTCGAGACCGAGGGCCGGCGGGGCACCCGGGTCCGGTCCCGTCCGCCGGTGGCGCTCTCCCGGTCCGCCCTGCGGCCCCCGGTGCCGGCCGGCCTGCTCAATCTCTCCTCCGGCGAGCCTGACCTGAGCCTCCTGCCGCCCCTCGGGCCGGCCCTGCGGGTGATCGCCGACCAGGTCGGCCCGCCGCAGGGCTACACCTCGGCGGCGACCATGCCGGAGCTGATCGAGGCGGCCCGGCCCCGCCTGCTGGCCGAGGGCGTGCCGGTCGCCGAGGCCGCGATCGCCGTCACCGCCGGCGCGCTGGACTCGATCGAGCGGCTGCTCACCGCCCACCTGCGACCGGGTGACGCGGTCGCCGTCGAGGATCCGGGCTGGGCCAACCTGATGGACCTGATCGCGGCTCTGGGCATGCGGCCGCTGCCGGTCGCGGTCGACCCGGACGGCCCCGAGCCCGGCTCGCTCGACGCCGCCCTGCGCGCCGGCGCCCGAGCCGTAGTGATCACCGTCCGCGCGCAGAACCCCACCGGCGCCGCGGTCAGCGCCATCCGCGCCGCCGAGCTGCGCGACCTGCTCAGCGACCATCCGGACACGCTGCTGATCGAGGATGATCACGCTGCCGAGCTGGCCGAGGCGCCCCCGCACTGCGTCGGCCCGGTGACCCGGTGGTGGGCGTTCGTCCGTTCCGCCTCCAAACCGTTCGGCCCCGACCTGCGGATCGCCGTGCTGGCCGGCGACGAGACGTCGATCGCCCGCGTCGCCGGCCGGATGCGGATCGGCATGGGCTGGGTCTCCACCGTTGCGCAGCGGCTCCTCCTGCAGCTCTGGCGCGACCCGGAGGTCACTGAGCTGGTCGCCGCCGCGGCCCGGTCCTACGGGTCGCGCCGCCGCCGGCTGCGCCATCTGCTCCAGGCCCGGGGCGTCCGATCATCCGGCGACACCGGCATCAACGTCTGGGTGCCGGTCCCCGACGAGACCCACGCGATCGCCGGCCTGCGCGACGCCGGCTACGCCGTGGCGCCGGGCGCGCTGTTCCGGATCGCCTCACCGCCCGGCATCCGGATCACCGTCAGCCCTCTCGCCGAGTCCGACATCGAGGCCTTGGCCGACGCGGTGTCGACCGTCGTCCACCCGGCCGCCACGGGGCTGCCGATGAGATGA
- a CDS encoding bifunctional pyridoxamine 5'-phosphate oxidase family protein/GNAT family N-acetyltransferase has product MTEVYATTDRTTATRTRQRMHYERDRAHAILDEAYDCSVAFVADGEPRVLPTLHVRVGETLYLHGSTGARLALGARGDGVPVCVSVTLLDGLVYGRSHFHHSANYRSVIAHGVARPVADPAEKAAAMHALVEKVGAGRAAGSRPPTDREMAQTSVLALPLAEVSARVREGGVVDEPADLDLPHWAGVLPIRRVAGPPESDAGVAVPPPAYLPGNPATEWQTPALMQGRLVRLEPLSPAHAAGLFEALDDEEVWRHIPQQRASSVADMAEDVAEVIRGQWRGDRAGWAQVDPVTGVVMGMTTYHDVDPDRRSVGIGHTMLGRRWWRTGVNTEAKLLLLERAFDVLGAAKVFWYTDIRNERSQQAIARLGAGRDGLLRRQRLRPDGTWRDTVVFAMTADEWPAAARRLRDRLAAG; this is encoded by the coding sequence ATGACCGAGGTCTACGCGACTACCGACCGCACCACCGCGACCCGGACCCGCCAGCGCATGCACTACGAGCGCGACCGGGCACACGCCATTCTGGACGAGGCGTATGACTGTTCGGTGGCCTTCGTGGCCGACGGCGAGCCACGCGTGCTGCCGACCCTGCACGTCCGCGTCGGCGAGACGCTCTATCTGCACGGGTCCACCGGCGCCCGGCTGGCCCTCGGCGCCCGCGGTGACGGCGTCCCGGTCTGCGTCAGCGTGACCCTGCTGGACGGGCTGGTCTACGGGCGCTCGCATTTCCACCACAGCGCCAACTACCGTTCGGTGATCGCGCATGGCGTCGCCCGTCCGGTCGCCGACCCGGCGGAGAAGGCGGCGGCCATGCACGCCCTGGTGGAGAAGGTGGGCGCCGGCCGGGCCGCGGGCAGCCGGCCGCCGACCGACCGGGAGATGGCGCAGACCAGCGTGCTCGCGCTGCCGCTCGCCGAGGTGTCGGCCCGGGTCAGGGAGGGCGGCGTGGTCGACGAGCCGGCCGATCTGGACCTGCCGCACTGGGCCGGGGTGCTGCCGATCCGCCGGGTCGCCGGCCCACCGGAGAGCGACGCGGGCGTCGCCGTGCCGCCGCCCGCCTACCTGCCCGGCAACCCGGCGACCGAGTGGCAGACCCCGGCTCTGATGCAGGGCCGGCTGGTCCGGCTGGAGCCGCTGTCGCCGGCACACGCCGCGGGCCTGTTCGAGGCACTCGACGACGAGGAGGTCTGGCGCCACATCCCCCAACAGCGGGCGAGCAGCGTGGCGGACATGGCCGAGGACGTCGCCGAGGTGATCCGGGGCCAGTGGCGCGGTGACCGGGCCGGCTGGGCCCAGGTCGACCCGGTCACCGGCGTGGTGATGGGCATGACGACCTACCACGACGTCGACCCGGACCGCCGTTCGGTCGGGATCGGTCACACCATGCTGGGCCGCAGGTGGTGGCGCACCGGGGTGAACACCGAGGCCAAACTCCTGCTGCTGGAGCGGGCTTTCGACGTGCTCGGCGCGGCCAAGGTGTTCTGGTACACCGATATTCGCAACGAGCGCTCCCAGCAGGCGATCGCCCGGCTCGGAGCCGGTCGGGACGGGCTGCTCCGGCGGCAGCGTCTGCGACCTGACGGCACCTGGCGCGACACCGTAGTCTTCGCGATGACGGCGGACGAGTGGCCGGCCGCGGCGCGGCGCCTGCGGGACCGCTTGGCTGCCGGCTGA
- a CDS encoding serine/threonine-protein kinase, translating into MGRVWLARDQMLDRDVAIKEIVPPDWMSEAEKDRLHSRTLREARSAARLTHPHVVRVYDVLHDDGVSWIVMEYVASRSLYQVLITQGPYSPVEAARIGLAVLDALNAAHRAGVLHRDVKPHNVLIGLDGRVLLTDFGLATFVDDGMVTTPGLIVGSPQYVSPERARDGASTVAADMWSFGATLYATVEGQSPYARDSAMATLAALATEPPNPPLRAGPIGPILEGLLRYAPEDRLSADETERRLRAVLGETGPAAAARPATVVAPVTRMVAEDSPTVAAVAPPSEAKTDSDRTEVVPVATGELVRTADLAGTGLVLEGESGPAEFPEEDEADHDDDAEDSDGWWQSGRGYIDGTFTVTDDLDAGSVPAAAGHSHYGAGRWTDGGNRAPSSSGVPRAHHNRQPSAAGRPAATRLLRRGNQATVRGIPSPRSPVSGPLPDTGVPPGRWALHPLPAKRISTRAVLAGLLAVALISGSLLSVHLMQRDDSAPQMVHSPMPAPSGMSSSGMSPSDMSPSDMSPSGMSSSGMPASGMSPSSRASAPEAGASQPRASPTGSVSPVTAGFSPIVCDAPAPHHAPVAPQAGAGRGVDGWRLQAGWSYFTDGTGFHLPVPDGWTYQRIGSTYCFREPRGGRVLSLDVGRPAATAPLQGCRAEDRRLRASRQVRDYRAMSLAPVVLLHAAVDWEFRYRTSGGVLRRARTRWLSMGGRAYALGWATPEAAWAAELGKLEMVWSTFYTDGGTPASASRG; encoded by the coding sequence ATGGGACGGGTCTGGCTGGCCCGCGATCAGATGTTGGACCGGGACGTCGCGATCAAGGAGATCGTCCCGCCGGACTGGATGAGCGAGGCGGAGAAGGACCGTCTGCACAGCCGCACGCTGCGGGAGGCGCGCAGCGCGGCCCGGCTGACGCATCCGCACGTGGTGCGGGTGTACGACGTGCTGCACGACGACGGGGTGTCGTGGATCGTCATGGAGTACGTGGCGTCCCGGTCGCTCTACCAGGTGTTGATCACCCAGGGGCCGTACTCTCCGGTCGAGGCGGCCCGGATCGGCCTGGCCGTGCTCGATGCGCTGAACGCCGCGCACCGCGCCGGGGTGCTGCACCGCGACGTGAAGCCGCACAATGTCCTGATCGGGTTGGACGGTCGTGTGCTGCTGACCGATTTCGGTCTGGCCACCTTCGTCGACGACGGCATGGTGACCACACCGGGCCTGATCGTCGGCTCACCGCAGTACGTCTCCCCGGAACGGGCGCGGGACGGCGCCTCCACGGTGGCGGCGGACATGTGGTCGTTCGGGGCGACGCTGTACGCCACGGTCGAGGGTCAGTCCCCGTACGCCCGGGACAGCGCCATGGCGACGCTTGCCGCGCTGGCGACCGAACCACCGAATCCGCCGCTGCGGGCGGGTCCGATCGGCCCGATCCTGGAGGGGCTGCTCCGGTACGCGCCGGAGGACCGGCTGTCCGCGGACGAGACCGAGCGACGGCTGCGCGCGGTGCTCGGGGAGACCGGGCCGGCCGCCGCGGCGAGGCCCGCGACCGTGGTCGCGCCGGTGACCAGGATGGTCGCCGAGGACTCGCCGACGGTGGCGGCCGTTGCACCGCCATCCGAGGCAAAGACCGATTCGGATCGTACGGAGGTGGTCCCGGTCGCTACCGGCGAACTGGTTCGCACCGCGGATCTGGCGGGGACCGGGCTGGTCCTGGAAGGGGAGTCGGGTCCCGCCGAATTTCCCGAGGAGGACGAGGCGGATCACGACGATGACGCCGAGGACTCGGACGGCTGGTGGCAGTCCGGGCGCGGCTACATCGACGGCACGTTCACCGTCACCGACGATCTCGATGCCGGCTCCGTCCCGGCGGCCGCCGGCCACTCGCACTACGGTGCCGGCCGGTGGACCGACGGGGGGAACCGGGCCCCGAGCAGTTCCGGCGTGCCGCGCGCCCACCACAATCGGCAACCCTCCGCGGCCGGGCGGCCGGCGGCCACCCGGTTGCTGCGCCGTGGGAACCAGGCGACGGTACGCGGTATCCCCTCGCCACGCAGCCCGGTCTCCGGCCCGTTGCCGGACACCGGGGTGCCGCCCGGACGCTGGGCACTGCATCCGCTGCCGGCGAAACGGATCTCCACCCGCGCGGTGCTCGCCGGTCTGCTGGCCGTCGCTCTGATCAGCGGCAGCCTGCTCAGCGTCCATCTGATGCAGCGGGACGACTCCGCCCCGCAGATGGTGCATTCGCCCATGCCGGCCCCGTCGGGCATGTCGTCCTCCGGGATGTCCCCATCGGACATGTCCCCATCGGACATGTCCCCGTCGGGCATGTCGTCGTCCGGCATGCCCGCGTCCGGGATGTCACCGTCGAGCCGGGCCTCGGCGCCCGAGGCGGGCGCGTCACAGCCGCGGGCATCGCCGACCGGGTCCGTCTCGCCGGTGACCGCCGGTTTCTCGCCGATCGTCTGCGACGCGCCGGCGCCGCACCATGCCCCGGTGGCGCCGCAGGCCGGTGCCGGCCGCGGCGTCGACGGCTGGCGCCTGCAGGCCGGCTGGTCGTACTTCACCGACGGGACCGGATTCCACCTTCCGGTCCCGGACGGCTGGACCTATCAGCGGATCGGCAGCACGTACTGCTTCCGGGAGCCGCGCGGAGGCCGGGTGCTGAGCCTGGACGTGGGCCGGCCGGCCGCGACCGCCCCGCTCCAGGGATGCCGTGCCGAGGACCGGCGGCTGCGGGCGAGCCGGCAGGTCCGCGACTACCGGGCGATGTCGCTGGCCCCGGTCGTCCTGCTGCACGCGGCGGTCGACTGGGAGTTCCGTTACCGCACCTCCGGCGGTGTGCTGCGGCGCGCCAGGACCCGCTGGCTGTCGATGGGTGGCCGGGCCTACGCCCTCGGCTGGGCCACCCCGGAGGCCGCCTGGGCCGCCGAACTGGGCAAGCTCGAAATGGTGTGGAGCACCTTCTACACCGACGGCGGCACCCCGGCCAGCGCCAGCCGCGGCTGA
- the leuE gene encoding leucine efflux protein LeuE yields MLGITDFWTYVLGVVAIILLPGPNSIFVLSVGARRGVRAGYQAACGVFLGDTVLMVLSATGVSSLLGAYPPLFLVLKYAGAGYLAWVGAGILRGARARWRGRGEVSATEATEEPAEMQRPFRRAAVISLLNPKAILFFVSFFIQFVQPGYPHPALSFLVLGAVVQFFSALYLTALIFGGRFLVGQFQRRRRLAAGAATGVGALFVGFSIKLATASLS; encoded by the coding sequence ATGCTGGGCATCACCGATTTCTGGACGTACGTGCTGGGTGTGGTCGCCATCATCCTGCTGCCCGGGCCGAACTCGATCTTCGTGCTGTCGGTCGGCGCCCGTCGTGGCGTGCGGGCCGGATATCAGGCGGCGTGCGGGGTCTTCCTCGGCGACACGGTGCTCATGGTCCTCTCCGCGACCGGGGTCTCCTCGCTGCTGGGGGCTTACCCGCCGCTGTTCCTGGTGCTGAAATACGCCGGCGCCGGCTACCTGGCCTGGGTCGGGGCCGGCATCCTGCGCGGCGCCCGGGCCCGCTGGCGTGGCCGGGGCGAGGTGTCCGCCACCGAGGCGACGGAGGAGCCGGCCGAGATGCAGCGGCCGTTCCGGCGGGCTGCCGTGATCAGTCTGCTCAACCCGAAGGCGATCCTGTTCTTCGTCTCGTTCTTCATCCAGTTCGTCCAGCCGGGCTACCCGCACCCCGCCCTGTCGTTCCTGGTGCTGGGTGCGGTGGTGCAGTTCTTCAGCGCGCTGTACCTGACGGCGCTGATCTTCGGGGGCCGCTTCCTGGTCGGGCAGTTCCAGCGGCGCCGGCGGCTGGCGGCCGGGGCCGCGACCGGGGTCGGCGCGTTGTTCGTCGGGTTCAGCATCAAGCTGGCCACCGCCAGCCTGAGCTGA